In Streptomyces sp. NBC_01231, the sequence GTGGCTGGCCGCCGGATACTCCCTCGCGTTCGGGGACGACATCGGCGGCGGGATCATCGGCGGGCTGGAGCACGCCGGAATGTCCGGCCTCGGCCCCGACAGCGTCCACGGCACCGTCCCCACCCTCCTGTTCGCGACCTTCCAGCTCACCTTCGCGATCATCACGGCCGCCCTGGTCAGCGGCGCGATCGCGGACCGCGCGAAGTTCGGCGCGTGGCTGCTGTTCGTGCCCGTCTGGGCGTTGCTCGTATACGTTCCCGTCGCGCACTGGGTCTGGGGCCCGGGCGGCTGGATCCTCGAGGGTCTGGGCGCCCTGGACTTCGCCGGCGGCCTGCCCGTCGAGATCGTCTCCGGTGCCTCCGGCCTGGCGTTGTGCCTGGTCCTCGGCCCGCGGCTGGGCTTCAAGAAGGACGCGATGCGCCCGCACAACCTCCCCATGGTGATGCTGGGCGCGGGTCTGCTCTGGTTCGGCTGGTTCGGCTTCAACGCCGGTTCGGCCCTCGGCGCCAACGGCCTGGCCGCCGCCGCGTTCCTCAACACCCTCGCGGCCGGATGCACCGGCCTGCTCGGCTGGCTGTTCGTGGAGCAGAAGCGCGACGGCCACCCGACCACCCTGGGCTCCGCCTCCGGCGCGGTCGCGGGCCTGGTCGCGATCACCCCGTCCTGCGGTTCCATCTCCCTGCTCGGCGCCCTGGTCGTCGGTCTCGCCGCCGGCACGGTCTGCTCGTACGCCGTGGGCTGGAAGTTCCGGCTGAACTACGACGACTCCCTGGACGTCGTCGGCGTCCACCTGGTCGGCGGAGTCATCGGCACGCTCCTCATCGGGGTCTTCGCGGTCGAGTCGATGACCGACGGGCCCGAGGGGCTCCTCTACGGCGGGGGCCTGGCCCAGCTCGGCAAGCAGCTGGTGGCCGTGCTCGCCGTGGGGACCTACGCCTTCCTCGTGACGTACGCCATCGGCAAGCTGATCGACAAGACGGTGGGCCTGCGCGCGAGCGAGGACCAGGAGTACACCGGCCTGGACCTTACGGTGCACGCCGAGACCGCATACGATCACGGCGTCCTGGGCCACGGCGCCCCGGTCACCGCGTCCGTCCTTCCCTCCGCGCAGAAGGTCAAGCCCCAGGCATGAAGCTCATCACCGCGATCGTCAAGCCGTACCGCCTCGACGAGGTCAAGACCGCTCTCCAGGAGCTCGGTGTGCACGGTCTGACCGTGACCGAGGCCAGCGGCTACGGCCGCCAGCGCGGCCACACCGAGGTCTACCGGGGCGCCGAGTACCAGATCGACCTGGTCCCCAAGGTCCGGATCGAGGTCGTCGTCGGGGACGCCGACTCGGACGCCGTCATCGACGCGATCGTCAAGGCCGCGCAGACGGGGAAGATCGGGGACGGGAAGGTGTGGGCGCTGCCGGTGGAGACGGTGGTGCGGGTACGGACGGGAGAGCGCGGGCCCGACGCGCTCTGATCAGCAGGACGGCTCCAGCCGGCAGGACCACGGCCAGGAGCGCCGCCACCAGCCACGGCAGGGCGAAGAAGGACGCGCTCGCCGACTCGCGGGTGTCCTGCGCGCTCGCCGTGAGCGTCACGTCGCCCCAGTCGAGCTGGGGCGCGCCGCGCCAGGGTTCGCTGAGCCGGACGCGCTGACCGGGCAGCAGCTCGGCGGGAATTTTGGCCAGGTCGCGGGCCAGCAGCGTCCGGCCGAACAGGCCCCGTGCCCGCAGCTCCACCTTCGGGTCGAGGGTGACGTTGCCGGTGTTGTGGAGGGTGTAGGAGATCGTCGCGGTGCTGTCGCCGAGTCCGGGGACGAGCGGCTGGTCGTGGGTGACGCGGACGTTCTCGACGGCGATCGCGGGGAGGACGGGGCCGCCGACGCGGAGGTAGACGCGGGCTCCGACGGCCCGTTGCACGCCGAGCGCGAGGGAGCCGTCGCCCTGGTCGACGCGTTCGTCGAGTGCCACCACAGCGCCCGGATGGTCTCCGGGTTCGGCGTCCGCGGGCACGCGGAGCGTGAACGGCACGGTGACCTTGCCGTGCGCGGGGACGGTGACCCGGGTGCGGTCGGGCTTGGCCCACGCGCCCACCCCGCGCTGCTTCTCCTTCTGCGTCCGTACGGCGAATCCACCGTCGCGGGCGGTGTTGTAGGCGTCGGCCGCGTAGAGGCGGAAGGTCAGCGGGCGGGCGGTCTTGTTGGCGACGACGGCCTTGTCCCGCAGGCTCGTACCGGGGTCGGCGGAGAGGTAGAAGTACGGGCGCTCGGCGATCTGCGAGGAGGCCGGGAAGACGGACCAGCTGCCGTTGTCGGCGGCCTGGGCGGGGCCCGCGGTCATGGCCAGGAGCAGCAGGCCCAGGAGGAGGACGGAGAACTTGCGCATGGGTGCGGCCCCCCACTGACGTGGTTGGAGGCACGGGCGGGTGCGGGCGCCCGTGCCGTCGGAATCAGCTGAGCGTGAGGGTGAGGACGCCGGAGTACGAGCCCGGAGGCGTGAACGCCGGTACGTTCAGGGAGAGTCCGGCGTCCACGGTGAACTCACCGCCGGTGCGCGTGCCGTCCGGGGCCGACGCGAGGGTCGCCCCCGAGGTGCCCACCGTGCCCGCCGAACCCGCCTTGCAGGTGCTGGGGCTGCCGGCCTTGGTCGCGCAGGCCGGGGTCCAGCTCAGCTTCCCGGCGTCGATCTTGGCGCCGGGATCGGTGAGGTTGGCGCCGGTACCGGTGAAGTCGGTGACCTTGCCGGTCAGGGACCAGCCCGCGGGTCCGCCCCGGAAGTCCTTGACGGTCACCGTGTTGAGGTCACCGGTCGACGCCCCGCCCTTGCCGAAGTCGACCGCCGACAGCGAGACGGCGTCCCCGGCCTGGGACATGGACAGCGTCCCCGCCTTCACGGTCGTCGTCAGCTTCTGGCTGCCGGCGGGTACGGGCGGTGTGGTGCCGTTGACGACGTAGGCCGCGGGCCCGGCGCCCTTGTCCGCGTTCCAGGAGGCGCCCTCGTACGCCACGATCCCGGTCGTCGTCTTGTCGTTGACCACCAGCGAGCCGCTGAAGGCGCCCTGGGCGCCCGCGGTCACGGTCGCGGTGTCCTGGGTCTGCTTGTCCCCGGAGCGTCCGGCCAGTGTGACGGTCGCGCCCGCCGTGAAGCCGGTGCCGTTGACGGTGACACCGTCACCGGCGTTCCCGGAGGCCGAACCCAGCGTGATGGCACGCTGGTTGACCGGGGTCGAGTCCGTCGCGGTGACGGTCTCGGAGACCGGCGCGGGCGGAGTGATCACCGTGCACGGGGTGTCCAGCTCCAGGATGTAGCTGGTGTGGATGTTGTAGTCGCCCGGCGAGAGCGTGATCGCGCCGGCCTTGGTGACCTTGAAGGTGCCCGTCATGGAGAACGACGGGAAGGGGGCCTTGCCGGGCACCGGGTCGTTCTTCTTCGGCCCCGCGACCGTCACGTCCCCGGTCTGCGCGCCACCGAGGGTGACCTTGCCGGTCGGGGTCATGATGTCGGCCGGCAGGTCGAGCTCGGTGGGGTTGCCGGCTGCCGCGGTGACCACCTTGTACGTCACGGTGACCGTGTCGCCGACCTTGGGGCTGGCGTTGTCCACCGAGACGCTCGCGGTGGTGGTGCCGTCGATCGGCGGGATGCCCGCGATCGCGGGCGGGATGCAGTGCGTGGCAAAGTCCACGTTCGTGCCCGCCGCACCGGCCGGGCAGGCCAGCGCCCCGCTCGCGGTGACCGCGACCGCGGTCACCGCGAGCAGCGACGCCAAGCGGCGCCGGCGCGGTCTTCGGAGTGTCGGACCCATGCTTGCCCCCTCCTGAGGGATGCGGGCGCAGCGGCTCGTCTGCGCCGACAGGGGGCCATTGATGTGGAGGCCGCGTGAGAAGTCAATGCAGATGCCGCAGAAACCTGACGGACTATCAGTTTCTGCGGCATCCGGAACAGATCACTCAGTCGATCACTCGGCCGGACACGCGGCGGACATGCGGCCGGCCGCCCTTCCGGACACTCAGTCGAACACGAACGGGCCCGGTGACTGCTTGGCGCCGGCCGTACAGGTGACGGAGATCCCGAAGATGGTCATCTGCAGCGAGCCGCCGTAGAACTCCAGGGTGTCGCCGGAGGCCACGGTGCCGCTGAGCGGACCGACGGTGACCGGGCTCTGGGCGGCCATGGCCGGGTTCTTCTTCCCGCTGAAGACGGTGGTGCCGCCACTCGCCTTCACCATGGTGAGCTTGGACGTGATGGAGTCCGCCGCCAGTGCGAGCGGTGTCTTGATGGCGGTGGACGAGAGGGTGATGGTGGCCGAGGTGCCGTTCTGCGTCGCGGTCAGCGTGGCCGCCCCGCCGCCGAACAGTCCGCAACTGGCGTTGATGGTCGCCGTCGTCGGGGTGACGGCGGCCGCGGTGGGCGCGAACGCGAGACCGGTGACCGCGAGGGCCCCGATCATGACTGCCGCACCCGTGGTTGTGCGCTTGCCTCTCATGGGGATGAGCTCCCTTCCTGTCGTCTGGGAGTGCGCGTTGACGGCCGTCGGCCTGGCAGGTGGGTGCGGTCAGCTGCGCGGCTTAATCTGATGGACCGTCAGGGGATACCTTCATTGATGCGCGGGGGGCAAGCGCTTGCAAGGCTGATTTCCGGCCTACTCGCTCAGCCCGTCCGGTGTTCGGGGCGGGGCAGTTCAGGGCCGAAGGGGGGCCAGGGGCACGCGGCCCCTGGCGGGGGTGAAGGGGCGGGCAGGGCGGTGGGGGCGGGGCCTCCAGGACCTCAGCCCGCCGGGACCGTCAGCCGCACGGCGCCGTCGGGCCCCGCCACCAGGACCGGCGTCTGGGCGCCACCGAGGTCCCGCACCGCCGCGAGGTCCTCCGCGGAGGCCCGCTCCGCCTCCGTCACGACCGCCGCCGCCTCCAGCGACGTCGCCCCGGACGCCACCGCCATCGCCACGGCCGTCTGCAGCGCACTCAGCTTCAGCGAGTCCAGGGCCACGGTGCCGGCCACATACGTACGGCCCGTCTCGTCCCGCACGGCCGCCCCCTCGGGCACGCCGTTGCGGACCCGCGCCGAACGGGCCAGGGTGACGATCTTGCGGTCCTCGGGGTCAAGCGCGCTGTCAGTCATGAGGTGAGCATACGAAGAACGCCGAGGCCGTCGGCGGACCAGGGTTCACGCACGGTCGAGCCGAAGCCGCTCCGCGCGCGGCAACCCCGCCACCACCAGGTCGTACGAGTCCTCGACCAGCTCCCGCACCAGCCCGTCCGGTAGGTCACCGTCCACCGTCACCGTGTTCCAGTGACGCTTGTTCATGTGCCAGCCGGGGACGATCAGTCCCGGGTGTTCGCCACGCAGCCGGATCGCGTCCTCCGGGTCGCACTTGAGGTTGACCGTGAGGGGACGGGCGTCCAGCGTGGTCAGGGCGAAGAGCTTGCCCAGCACCTTGAAGACCGAGACCTCCGGCCGGAACGGGAAGTCCTCCACCGCCTCGTTGAAGGACAGACAGAAGGCGCGCAGCTCCTGGGGTGTCACTCCGGCTTCTTCTCCTCGTCCTCCGGCGGCCCCGCCGGGTCCACCGGCTCCACCAGCACCGTCACGATCTTGTTCCGGCGGCCCGCCGAGGCCTCCGCGGTCAGCCTCAGTTCCCGGCCGTCCGGAAGCCCGACGACCGACGACGCCCCGGCGATGGGCACACGGCCCAGGGCCTTCGCGAGCAGGCCGCCGACCGTCTCCACGTCCTCGTCGTCGTACTCCTCCAGCCCGTACAGCTCGCCGAGGTCGGTGATGTCGAGGCGGGCGGTGACCCGGTGGCGGTCGTCGCCGAGGTCCTCGACGGGCGGGAGTTCGCGGTCGTACTCGTCGGTGATCTCCCCGACGATCTCCTCGAGGATGTCCTCGATGGTGACGATGCCGGCGGTGCCGCCGTACTCGTCGATGACCACGGCCACGTGGTTGCGGTCCTGCTGCATCTCGCGCAGCAGGTCACCGGCGTTCTTGGTGTCGGGGACGAAGGCCGCCGGGCGCATCGCCGTCGACACCAGCTCGCTCTCCGCGTCCCGGCTGATGTGCGTCTTGCGGGCCAGGTCCTTCACGTACACGATCCCGACGATGTCGTCCTCGTTCTCGCCGGTGACCGGAACCCGCGAGAAGCCCGACCGCAACGCCAGAGTCAGCGCCTGACGGATCGTCTTGTACCGCTCGATGACGACCAGGTCGGTCCTCGGGACCATGACCTCCCGTACGAGCGTGTCGCCCAGCTCGAAGACCGAGTGCACCATGCGGCGCTCCTCGTCCTCGATCAGCGACTCCTTCTCCGCGAGATCGACCAGTGCGCGCAGCTCCGCCTCGGAGGCGAAGGGGCCGCGACGGAAGCCCTTGCCGGGGGTGAGCGCGTTGCCGATGAGGATGAGGAGGGACGGGATCGGGCCCATGATCCGCGCCAGCGGCAGCAGGATGTACGCCGCCGCCGTCGCCGTGTTCAGCGGGTGCTGGCGGCCGATGGTGCGCGGGGAGACACCGACGGCGACGTACGACACGAGGACCATCACCCCGATCGCGACCAGGAGCGCCTCGGTGGTGCCGTCGAACTCCCGCAGACAGGCGTAGGTGACGAGCGCGGCGGCCGCCATCTCGCAGGCGACGCGCACCAGCAGCGCCACGTTGAGATAGCGGGTCGGGTCGGCGGCGATCTGGGCGAGCTTGGCGCTGCCGCGACGGCCGGTCCGTACGGCCTCCTCGGCGCGGAAGCTGGAGACGCGCGCGAGGCCCGCCTCCGCACAGGCGGCGAGCCACGCGACGACGACCAGGGCGATGGCGCCGGAGACGAGGGCGGGGCTCATGAGACGGTCGGGGCGGGGGACGGGCCGGTCAGGCCCTTCTCCGCGCGCCAGCCGTCCACGATGGCCGCCTGGAGGCCGAACATCTCGGCCTTCTCGTCGGGCTCCTCGTGGTCGTAGCCCAGCAGGTGCAGCACGCCGTGGACGGTGAGCAGCTGGAGCTCCTCGTCCATGGAGTGCTGCGTCTCGGCTTCCTCGCCCTGCTTCTTGGCGACCTCGGGGCACAGCACGATGTCGCCGAGGAGTCCCTGCGGGGGCTCGGCGTCGTCCTTCGACGGCGGACGCAGTTCGTCCATCGGGAAGGACATGACGTCGGTCGGCCCCGGCAGGTCCATCCACTGGATGTGCAACTGCTCCATGGCGTCCTCGTCCACGACGATCACCGAGAGCTCGGAGAGCGGGTGGATGCGCATCCGTGCGAGCGCGTAGCGGGCGATGTCGAGGATCGCCTGCTCGTCGACCTCGGTTCCGGACTCGTTGTTGACGTCGATCGACATGGTCGCGCTGGTCTACTTCCGCTTGTTACGGGCGCCCTTGTGGGTGCCGTTCTCCGTACCGTTCTCGCTGTCGTACTTCTCGTACGCGTCGACGATACGGCCGACCAGCTTGTGCCGTACGACGTCCTGGGACGTGAGCCGCGAGAAGTGCACGTCGTCGAGGCCTTCGAGGATGTCCTGAACCTGCCGCAGCCCGGACTTCGTGCCGCTCGGCAGGTCCACCTGGGTCACGTCACCCGTGATCACGATCTTCGAGTCGAAGCCGAGACGGGTGAGGAACATCTTCATCTGTTCGGGGCTGGTGTTCTGCGCCTCGTCCAGAATGATAAAAGCATCATTAAGGGTGCGGCCCCTCATATAAGCCAGCGGCGCGACCTCGATCGTCCCCGCCGCCATCAGCCGCGGGATCGAGTCGGGGTCCAGCATGTCGTGCAGCGCGTCGTACAGCGGGCGCAGATACGGGTCGATCTTCTCGTAGAGCGTGCCCGGGAGGAAGCCGAGCCGCTCTCCCGCCTCCACCGCGGGGCGGGTCAGGATGATGCGGTTGACCTGCTTGGACTGCAGGGCCTGCACCGCCTTGGCCATGGCGAGGTAGGTCTTGCCGGTGCCGGCGGGGCCGATGCCGAAGACGATCGTGTGCTTGTCGATCGCGTCGACGTACCGCTTCTGGTTGAGGGTCTTGGGGCGGATCGTGCGGCCGCGCGAGGAGAGGATGTTCTGCGTGAGCACCTCGGCCGGTGTTTCCTGGCCGTCGCTCTCGCCGTTCTCACTGGCTCTGAGCATGGCGATCGAGCGTTCCACTGCGTCCTCCGTCATCGGCTGTCCGGTGCGGAGCACCAGCATCATCTCGTCGAACAGGCGCTGGATGAGCGCGACTTCGGCGGCCTCGCCGACCGCGCTGATCTCGTTGCCCCGGACATGGATGTCGGCGGCCGGGAAGGCCTTCTCGATCACGCGCAGCAGGGAGTCGCCTGAGCCCAGCACGGTCACCATGGGGTGCTGGGCGGGGACGGTGAACTGCGCTTTGGCCTGCCCCTGCGCGGGTGTGTGAGCTGTGGGTGTCTGAGTCATGGGCCGGCGCTGTAGGCCTGCGGTTCCTCCTCGTCACGGCCGCGTAGCTGAGAGCGGCCTCGCGCTACCAAGGGTACGACGGTGCACTGACAACGCCGTAGGGCTTTTCGCTGCCTGTGCCGGGAGTCCGGGGCGTCGGCCCCGAGGACGCTCACGTCGACCGGCCGAAGCCGATCGTCGGGACCGCACGCCGCAACGGCCACGGCCGCCCGGCCTCCTCCGGCACCAGCCCCGCCAGGAACCCGTACCGCCGCAGCGCCACCGGCTCCTGCCCCTCCACCGACTGCACCTTCCGCCACCACGCGCCGATCTCGGACCATCCCGGCGCCGACAACGAGCCGCCGAACTCCTGCACCGACAACGCTGCCGTCAGACCGCCGAACGCCAGCCGGTCGGCGAGCGGCCACCCCGCCAGCGTGCCGGTGACGAAGCCCGCCACGAAGACGTCCCCCGCGCCGGTCGGATCGAGTGCCTCCACCGCGATGGCCGGTACCTCCGCCGTCTCCCCCGTGCGTCGGTCCACCGCGTACGCCCCCTCCGCACCGAGGGTGACGACGGCGAGCGGTACGTGAGCGGTGAGCGCGTGCGCCGCGGCCCGGGGGCAGTCGGTGCCGGTGTACCGCATCGCTTCCTGAGCGTTCGGCAGGAACGCCTCGCAGTGTTCGAGATCGGCGAGCCCCGCCAGATCCCACGCCCCGGTGTCGTCCCAGCCGACATCGGCGAAGATCCTGGCGCCCTTGCCCGCGGCCTGGGCGATCCAGGAAGCGCGGGTGCCCGGCGTGAGGGAGGCGATGGCGGCACGCGCGCGTGGGGGGCAGTCCGGCGCGGGTTCCTCCGGGGGCGGCTCGTGACCGTGGGAGACCATGGTGCGCTCGCCCTCGTACGCCATGGAGACGGTGACCGGGGAGTGCCAGCCGACGACCGTGCGGGAGGGGGCGAGGTCGATGCCCTCGCCCCGCTCCAGGGTGTCCCAGCAGTACTCGCCGTAGTGGTCGTCGCCGAACGCGGCCGCCAGCGAGGTGCGCAGGCCGAGCCTCGCCAGCGCGGTCGCCATGTTCGCCACGCCTCCGGGGCTCGACCCCATGCCGCGGGCCCAGGACTCGGTCCCGCGCACCGGGGCGGAGTCGAGCCCGGTGAAGATGATGTCGAGGAACACGGGGCCGGTGAGGTAGACGTCCCAGGGCGGGTCGCCCGGCCTGCGCAGGGCGGCCAGCGGGTCGACCCTGGGCTGGTCTCGGTGGTCCTCTCCGATGGACGCGGTGGACGCGATCACGGTGCGCTCCCTGACGAGGTACGGATCAGGCCAGTCTGCACCACGCCACCGACAACGCGCCGTCGTCACACCGGAGCCGGGCCGAGCGGCAGGTCGGGGCCGGGCCCGCCGCCCAGGGCCCCTGGACCAGCCCGTCCAACCCGTCCAACCCGTCCACCGTCCACCCCGTCCAGGCCGACCAGCCCGACCAGCCCGACCAGCTCGACCGCCCGACCGCCCGACCGCCCGACCGCCCGACCGCCCGACGATGCCTGACCCATCGGCCCAGCACCCATCGGCCCAGCACCCGGCGGCCCAGCACCCGACCCGTCTACGCGCCCCCTACCAGCGCGGCACAGCCGGCGTGACCCATTCCGGGTCCGCGACCCGCATCGCCGCCGCGTCGTCGCGCTCGCGCAGCGACCCGTCGTCGTCGAACCACCGGCGGTGCAGGAACGCGAGCTTCTCGCGGTCGAGTTCGACGCCGAGGCCGGGTGCGTCCGAAACGGTGACCCGGCCGCCCTCGAAGGTCAGCCGTTCGGTGAGGACGTCCTCCGACTGCCAGGGGTAGTGGGAGTCGCAGGCGTGGTGGAGGTTCGGGACGGTGGACGCCACATGGGTCATGGCGGCCAGCGAGATGCCCAGGTGGGTGTTGGAGTGCATGGACACCCCGACCCCGAACGTGCGGCAGATCGCGGCCAGTTGCTGCGTGTTGCGCAGCCCGCCCCAGTAGTGGTGGTCGGAGAGCACCACCTGGACGGCGTCCCGGGTGAACGCCTCCTTGATCTCCGCGAAGGTCGTCACGCACATGTTGGTGGCGAGCGGCACTTCCGTTCGCGCGGCGACCTCGGCCATGGCCGGCGTGCCGAGGGCGGGGTCCTCCAGGTACTCGAGGACGTCCTCGAGCTCCTTCGCGACCTTCAGTGAAGTCTCCACGCTCCAGGCCCCGTTGGGGTCCAGACGCAGCGGGTGGCCGGGGAACGCCTCGGCGAGTGCCCGGACGGCCGCGATCTCCTCGTCCGGCGGGAAGACGCCGCCCTTGAGCTTGAAGGAGGTGAAGCCGTACCGCTCGGTGAACCGCCGGGCCTGCTCGACGACCCCGGCCGGATCGACGGCGGCACCCCAGTCGTCCTTCTCGGCGACCACGCCCTCGGGGTGGTCGGCCCACCGGTAGAAGAGGTACGCGCTGTACTCGACCGTGTCCCGGAGCTTGCCGCCGAGCAGGGCGTGCACGGGCAGGCCGAGGGACTTGCCGAGGGCGTCGAGGCAGGCGACCTCGAAGCCGGAGACGACGGACAGGCGGAGCTTGTCGGCGGTCTGGACGCCCCGCAGTCCGCCGACGTCGACCTGGCCGGTGACGCGGGCCCCGTCCACGGCCACCTCGTCGGCGACGACGAACAGGCCGCCCAGATCGCTGACCTGACGCCCGATCAGCTTGGTGGCGAACGGCCGCGCCAGCTCCAGGTACTTCGTGTCGCCGTAGGTCTCGCCGACACCGGTGACCCCGTCCGCCGTCACGACCTCCACGATCAGCCGGGGGGTGTACGGCTGGTGCACGCCCTGGGTGTTCAGCAGCGGCGGATCGGCGACCAGGATCGGCGTCAGCCGTACCTCGGTGATGGTGAGGTCGCGGGTCACAGGGCGGCTCCTACGAGATCGAGTCCGGTGGTCAGCAACTTCTTGAGCTCGGCCAGGTCGGCGTCCGAGGGATCGGTGAGCGGGGCGCGCACGGGTCCCACCGGGCAGCCGCGCAGTCGGGCCGCCGCCTTCACGAGGGAGACGGCGTATCCGGGCACCCGGTCGCGGAGTTCGACGAGCGGGACGTAGAACGCGCGCAGCAGCTTGTCGACCGTGCCGTCGTCGCCGTCGCGCAGGGCGGTGAAGAAGGCGTTCGCGATCTCGGGGGCGAAGGCGTGGACCGCGGAGGAGTAGGCGGGGACGCCGACCGTGGCGTAGGCGCGGGCCTGGATCTCGGCGGTGGCGGCACCGTTGAAGAACAGGAACCCCTCGGGGGCCGCGAGCGTGAGGCGTTGCAGCCGGTCGAGGTCGCTGTGGCCGTCCTTGAGGCCGATGACTCCGGGGATCTCGGAAACCCGGCGGAACGCCTCGACTCCGAAGGCGACCTGCCCCCGCTGGTAGGCGATGAGCGGCAGCCGGGTGCGGGCCGCGATCTGCTCCAGCTGGGCGACCAGGCCGTCCTGCGGGGCGGCGACCAGGTAGTGCGGCAGGACGAGGAGGGCGTCCGCCCCGGCCTCCTCGGCGATGCGGGCGAAGCGGGCGGCCTGTGCCCAGCCGTAGCCGATCCCGGCGACGACGGGCACCCGGCCGCCGGCCTCCTCGACCGCGATGGTCACGACCTGGCGGTACTGGTCCTCGTCCAGGGAGAAGAACTCGCCGGTGCCGCAGGCGGGGAAGACGGCGCCGGGGGTGGTGGCGATCCGGTCGGCGACATGTGCGCGGAAGCCGTCCGGGTCGAGGGAGCCGTCGGCGTGGAAGCTGGTCAGCGGGAACGACAGGACGCCGTTCGCCATGCCCTCCCGCAGTCGCCGGGTCACGGCGTCCGTCTCGGGATTCACCCTGATTCATCTCCCCATGTAGACGTCATCTACGTATGAAGATGAAGGTT encodes:
- a CDS encoding cytidine deaminase → MTDSALDPEDRKIVTLARSARVRNGVPEGAAVRDETGRTYVAGTVALDSLKLSALQTAVAMAVASGATSLEAAAVVTEAERASAEDLAAVRDLGGAQTPVLVAGPDGAVRLTVPAG
- the ybeY gene encoding rRNA maturation RNase YbeY, translated to MSIDVNNESGTEVDEQAILDIARYALARMRIHPLSELSVIVVDEDAMEQLHIQWMDLPGPTDVMSFPMDELRPPSKDDAEPPQGLLGDIVLCPEVAKKQGEEAETQHSMDEELQLLTVHGVLHLLGYDHEEPDEKAEMFGLQAAIVDGWRAEKGLTGPSPAPTVS
- a CDS encoding hemolysin family protein, producing MSPALVSGAIALVVVAWLAACAEAGLARVSSFRAEEAVRTGRRGSAKLAQIAADPTRYLNVALLVRVACEMAAAALVTYACLREFDGTTEALLVAIGVMVLVSYVAVGVSPRTIGRQHPLNTATAAAYILLPLARIMGPIPSLLILIGNALTPGKGFRRGPFASEAELRALVDLAEKESLIEDEERRMVHSVFELGDTLVREVMVPRTDLVVIERYKTIRQALTLALRSGFSRVPVTGENEDDIVGIVYVKDLARKTHISRDAESELVSTAMRPAAFVPDTKNAGDLLREMQQDRNHVAVVIDEYGGTAGIVTIEDILEEIVGEITDEYDRELPPVEDLGDDRHRVTARLDITDLGELYGLEEYDDEDVETVGGLLAKALGRVPIAGASSVVGLPDGRELRLTAEASAGRRNKIVTVLVEPVDPAGPPEDEEKKPE
- a CDS encoding WxL domain-containing protein, encoding MGPTLRRPRRRRLASLLAVTAVAVTASGALACPAGAAGTNVDFATHCIPPAIAGIPPIDGTTTASVSVDNASPKVGDTVTVTYKVVTAAAGNPTELDLPADIMTPTGKVTLGGAQTGDVTVAGPKKNDPVPGKAPFPSFSMTGTFKVTKAGAITLSPGDYNIHTSYILELDTPCTVITPPAPVSETVTATDSTPVNQRAITLGSASGNAGDGVTVNGTGFTAGATVTLAGRSGDKQTQDTATVTAGAQGAFSGSLVVNDKTTTGIVAYEGASWNADKGAGPAAYVVNGTTPPVPAGSQKLTTTVKAGTLSMSQAGDAVSLSAVDFGKGGASTGDLNTVTVKDFRGGPAGWSLTGKVTDFTGTGANLTDPGAKIDAGKLSWTPACATKAGSPSTCKAGSAGTVGTSGATLASAPDGTRTGGEFTVDAGLSLNVPAFTPPGSYSGVLTLTLS
- a CDS encoding MmcQ/YjbR family DNA-binding protein, with product MTPQELRAFCLSFNEAVEDFPFRPEVSVFKVLGKLFALTTLDARPLTVNLKCDPEDAIRLRGEHPGLIVPGWHMNKRHWNTVTVDGDLPDGLVRELVEDSYDLVVAGLPRAERLRLDRA
- a CDS encoding DUF916 domain-containing protein, whose translation is MRKFSVLLLGLLLLAMTAGPAQAADNGSWSVFPASSQIAERPYFYLSADPGTSLRDKAVVANKTARPLTFRLYAADAYNTARDGGFAVRTQKEKQRGVGAWAKPDRTRVTVPAHGKVTVPFTLRVPADAEPGDHPGAVVALDERVDQGDGSLALGVQRAVGARVYLRVGGPVLPAIAVENVRVTHDQPLVPGLGDSTATISYTLHNTGNVTLDPKVELRARGLFGRTLLARDLAKIPAELLPGQRVRLSEPWRGAPQLDWGDVTLTASAQDTRESASASFFALPWLVAALLAVVLPAGAVLLIRARRARALPSVPAPPSPPAAPTPSRPRSSPSARP
- a CDS encoding PfkB family carbohydrate kinase, producing MIASTASIGEDHRDQPRVDPLAALRRPGDPPWDVYLTGPVFLDIIFTGLDSAPVRGTESWARGMGSSPGGVANMATALARLGLRTSLAAAFGDDHYGEYCWDTLERGEGIDLAPSRTVVGWHSPVTVSMAYEGERTMVSHGHEPPPEEPAPDCPPRARAAIASLTPGTRASWIAQAAGKGARIFADVGWDDTGAWDLAGLADLEHCEAFLPNAQEAMRYTGTDCPRAAAHALTAHVPLAVVTLGAEGAYAVDRRTGETAEVPAIAVEALDPTGAGDVFVAGFVTGTLAGWPLADRLAFGGLTAALSVQEFGGSLSAPGWSEIGAWWRKVQSVEGQEPVALRRYGFLAGLVPEEAGRPWPLRRAVPTIGFGRST
- a CDS encoding PhoH family protein, translating into MTQTPTAHTPAQGQAKAQFTVPAQHPMVTVLGSGDSLLRVIEKAFPAADIHVRGNEISAVGEAAEVALIQRLFDEMMLVLRTGQPMTEDAVERSIAMLRASENGESDGQETPAEVLTQNILSSRGRTIRPKTLNQKRYVDAIDKHTIVFGIGPAGTGKTYLAMAKAVQALQSKQVNRIILTRPAVEAGERLGFLPGTLYEKIDPYLRPLYDALHDMLDPDSIPRLMAAGTIEVAPLAYMRGRTLNDAFIILDEAQNTSPEQMKMFLTRLGFDSKIVITGDVTQVDLPSGTKSGLRQVQDILEGLDDVHFSRLTSQDVVRHKLVGRIVDAYEKYDSENGTENGTHKGARNKRK
- a CDS encoding P-II family nitrogen regulator, with product MKLITAIVKPYRLDEVKTALQELGVHGLTVTEASGYGRQRGHTEVYRGAEYQIDLVPKVRIEVVVGDADSDAVIDAIVKAAQTGKIGDGKVWALPVETVVRVRTGERGPDAL
- a CDS encoding ammonium transporter, with translation MDTGDTAWLLAATALVLLMTPGLALFYGGMVRTKSVLNMLMMSFVSIALVTVVWLAAGYSLAFGDDIGGGIIGGLEHAGMSGLGPDSVHGTVPTLLFATFQLTFAIITAALVSGAIADRAKFGAWLLFVPVWALLVYVPVAHWVWGPGGWILEGLGALDFAGGLPVEIVSGASGLALCLVLGPRLGFKKDAMRPHNLPMVMLGAGLLWFGWFGFNAGSALGANGLAAAAFLNTLAAGCTGLLGWLFVEQKRDGHPTTLGSASGAVAGLVAITPSCGSISLLGALVVGLAAGTVCSYAVGWKFRLNYDDSLDVVGVHLVGGVIGTLLIGVFAVESMTDGPEGLLYGGGLAQLGKQLVAVLAVGTYAFLVTYAIGKLIDKTVGLRASEDQEYTGLDLTVHAETAYDHGVLGHGAPVTASVLPSAQKVKPQA